A stretch of Fusobacterium periodonticum ATCC 33693 DNA encodes these proteins:
- a CDS encoding terminase: protein MGVYDKELIKLEAKKELARRDFWYYCKLLGKKDFYNDRKEYLKDLCNQLQSFIDSNKKILVINMPPRL, encoded by the coding sequence GTGGGGGTGTATGATAAAGAATTAATAAAATTAGAAGCTAAGAAAGAATTAGCTAGGAGAGATTTTTGGTATTATTGTAAATTACTAGGAAAGAAAGATTTTTACAATGATAGAAAAGAATATTTAAAAGATTTATGTAATCAGTTGCAAAGTTTTATTGATTCTAATAAAAAGATATTAGTTATTAATATGCCCCCTCGACTCTGA
- a CDS encoding restriction endonuclease subunit S: MQERDDFIRETIKIANFVFGCTEIVISDIFNIKYMSKKDIFTKRDIVENGEPAIFYVDISRKYDCFVEEITKINSEAYNRADKINKGQILVNLEDFDYEDIGRCIFYENDIPAAINGNVAILTLKEKFEDAVNLKYITFYLNYKDIVRQYVYDKVVGEKVKRLSRLDFEHIPITIPLIERQDKIIDNFIKVRKKFENDFELLEKTIDLVNKYAGFGVSGLLKLK, encoded by the coding sequence ATGCAAGAACGAGATGACTTTATTAGAGAAACAATCAAAATTGCTAACTTTGTTTTCGGATGCACAGAGATAGTAATTTCAGATATTTTTAATATAAAATATATGTCTAAAAAAGATATTTTTACAAAAAGAGATATCGTCGAAAATGGAGAACCTGCTATATTTTATGTGGATATATCTAGAAAATATGATTGTTTTGTAGAAGAAATAACAAAAATTAATAGTGAAGCTTACAACAGAGCTGACAAAATTAACAAAGGACAAATATTAGTAAATTTAGAAGATTTTGACTATGAAGATATTGGAAGATGTATCTTCTATGAAAATGATATCCCTGCTGCAATAAATGGGAATGTAGCTATTCTAACACTAAAAGAAAAATTTGAAGATGCAGTAAATCTGAAATACATAACATTTTATCTTAACTATAAAGATATAGTAAGACAATACGTGTACGATAAAGTGGTTGGAGAAAAAGTCAAGAGACTATCTAGATTAGATTTTGAGCATATTCCAATAACTATACCGCTTATAGAAAGACAAGATAAAATTATAGATAATTTTATAAAAGTTAGAAAGAAGTTTGAAAATGATTTTGAATTGTTAGAAAAAACTATTGATTTAGTTAACAAATATGCTGGTTTTGGAGTAAGTGGACTTTTAAAATTAAAATAA
- a CDS encoding terminase small subunit, which translates to MKLNARQKSFCEFYVASGNATEAATKAGYSEYYAKNRIHTLMKSVGISGYIEELQEKAKGNRIMTAIERREFLTSMIKDGAVKDTDRLKALDILNKMDGEYTQKVEVNGNINSNPFNGLTTDELKEIIKD; encoded by the coding sequence TTGAAATTAAATGCAAGACAAAAATCTTTCTGTGAGTTTTATGTGGCATCTGGAAATGCTACTGAAGCTGCAACCAAGGCTGGATATAGTGAGTATTATGCAAAAAATAGAATACATACTCTTATGAAAAGTGTGGGTATAAGTGGGTATATTGAAGAACTACAAGAAAAAGCAAAAGGCAATAGAATTATGACAGCAATAGAGAGAAGAGAATTTTTAACAAGTATGATAAAAGATGGAGCTGTTAAAGATACAGATAGATTAAAAGCACTAGATATATTAAACAAAATGGATGGAGAGTATACTCAAAAGGTTGAGGTAAATGGAAATATAAACTCCAATCCATTTAATGGACTTACTACAGATGAATTAAAAGAAATAATAAAAGATTAA
- a CDS encoding DUF3310 domain-containing protein, whose amino-acid sequence MSLGKRVKEYRVNNNIDQKEFAEKIDVTQPYLSHLESGKVEASERLKNRILKIIESEPQETVENAETDNVKSPKHYMLGDLGIEVKDVIFEVVKDMKGSEAVCVGNILKYVMRARKKNGIEDYKKAYEYLGYLLEELCKK is encoded by the coding sequence ATGAGTTTAGGAAAAAGAGTAAAAGAATATAGAGTAAATAATAATATAGATCAAAAGGAATTTGCTGAGAAAATTGATGTGACACAACCTTATTTATCACATTTAGAATCTGGAAAAGTTGAAGCTAGTGAAAGACTTAAAAATAGAATATTAAAAATTATTGAAAGTGAACCTCAAGAAACTGTTGAAAATGCTGAAACAGATAATGTTAAATCTCCAAAACATTATATGCTTGGTGATTTAGGGATTGAAGTAAAAGATGTTATTTTTGAAGTTGTAAAAGACATGAAAGGTTCTGAAGCTGTTTGTGTTGGAAACATTTTAAAATATGTAATGAGAGCTAGAAAGAAAAATGGAATTGAAGATTATAAGAAAGCTTACGAATATCTAGGATATTTGTTGGAGGAGCTATGCAAAAAATAA
- a CDS encoding sigma factor-like helix-turn-helix DNA-binding protein, translating to MATQEQRIILKEIEDVLYSYPKYKNRIKEETEHLANPQLKKCCGVGGQGGNGYEIKSEYEQIEELKQRISNNISRYREMLFRIDECLNMVKDNKDYNFIELKYFQGLTYEEIAEKLEVHVTSTYKMRNRILGALKVHFKAQRLIEF from the coding sequence TTGGCAACGCAGGAACAAAGAATAATATTAAAAGAAATTGAAGATGTTTTATACAGTTATCCCAAGTATAAAAACAGGATTAAAGAAGAAACTGAGCATCTAGCTAATCCACAACTAAAAAAATGCTGTGGTGTTGGAGGGCAAGGGGGAAATGGGTATGAAATAAAAAGTGAGTATGAACAAATAGAGGAGTTGAAGCAAAGAATATCGAATAACATAAGTCGTTATAGAGAAATGTTATTCAGAATAGATGAGTGCTTGAATATGGTGAAAGATAATAAAGACTATAATTTCATTGAGCTAAAATACTTTCAGGGGTTGACATATGAAGAAATAGCAGAGAAACTAGAAGTACACGTGACTAGCACATACAAAATGAGAAATAGAATACTAGGAGCTTTAAAAGTCCATTTTAAGGCACAAAGATTAATAGAATTTTAG
- a CDS encoding N-6 DNA methylase: MSFKEHNNREVSKKLAEYITGTELRKYVAKKVKQYVDLENPTVFDGAVGSGQLEQFVNPSILYGVDVQESSINSARQNFQNTELEVKSFFEYERENFEVDCVIMNPPFSLKFKDLSEQEQKNIQKQFSWKKSGVVDDIFVLKSLEYTKRYAFYILFPGVGYRKTEEKFRELIGNRLAELNVISNAFTDTSIDVLFLVVDKNKTTEAVYRELYDCKIDKIIISDGWKLDASEYRWEQIREEKEVEEVDINALNRQITDLWIGRVEKNLELDLFLIKECNANIDFIGNIRRLKAIIEKFENRMRSKKRCKNEMTLLEKQSKLLTLFSDAQR; the protein is encoded by the coding sequence ATGAGCTTTAAAGAGCATAACAATAGAGAAGTCTCTAAGAAACTGGCAGAGTACATAACAGGGACTGAACTAAGAAAATATGTAGCTAAGAAGGTTAAACAATATGTCGACTTAGAAAATCCAACCGTTTTCGATGGGGCTGTTGGAAGTGGACAGTTAGAACAGTTTGTTAATCCTTCTATCTTATACGGGGTAGATGTTCAAGAAAGTTCGATTAATTCAGCTAGACAAAACTTTCAAAACACAGAATTAGAAGTTAAAAGTTTTTTTGAATATGAAAGAGAAAATTTTGAAGTAGATTGTGTAATAATGAATCCACCATTTTCTCTAAAATTCAAAGACTTGTCAGAACAGGAACAAAAGAACATACAAAAACAATTTAGCTGGAAAAAGTCGGGGGTAGTAGACGATATATTTGTTTTAAAATCTCTTGAATATACGAAGAGATATGCCTTCTATATACTTTTTCCAGGGGTTGGTTATAGAAAAACAGAAGAAAAGTTTAGAGAATTAATTGGAAATAGACTAGCTGAACTAAATGTTATAAGTAATGCATTTACGGATACTTCTATAGATGTTTTATTCTTAGTTGTCGACAAAAACAAGACAACTGAAGCAGTTTATAGGGAATTATACGATTGTAAGATAGATAAAATTATAATTTCAGATGGCTGGAAGCTAGATGCGAGTGAGTATCGTTGGGAGCAAATAAGAGAAGAAAAAGAAGTAGAAGAAGTTGACATAAATGCACTAAATAGGCAAATAACAGACTTATGGATAGGTAGAGTAGAAAAAAATTTAGAGTTAGATTTATTCTTAATTAAAGAATGCAATGCAAATATAGACTTTATTGGAAATATTAGAAGGCTAAAAGCTATTATAGAAAAATTTGAAAATAGAATGAGGAGCAAGAAAAGATGCAAGAACGAGATGACTTTATTAGAGAAACAATCAAAATTGCTAACTTTGTTTTCGGATGCACAGAGATAG
- a CDS encoding co-chaperone HscB: protein MMYRYQIDLRVKEGNTEKTIKKSIFRKKELTDAELEEAQLEFIRSTKAIYKEKGIDLEVLEWGIQKFELVPKNS from the coding sequence ATGATGTACAGATATCAAATAGATTTGAGAGTTAAAGAAGGAAATACAGAAAAAACAATTAAAAAATCTATTTTTAGAAAAAAGGAACTAACAGATGCTGAACTAGAAGAAGCACAGTTAGAGTTTATAAGAAGCACAAAAGCAATATACAAAGAAAAAGGAATAGATTTAGAAGTTTTGGAATGGGGTATTCAAAAATTTGAGTTAGTCCCTAAAAATAGCTAA